In one window of Terriglobia bacterium DNA:
- a CDS encoding glycosyltransferase family 4 protein — translation MNKIKRVLVPRFTDAVNVNAQNLNAKSLLTRFRDEAARWSAVHYYSPQEEVVRAPQVELTPLLPKQLWKPHLASWYQRGADAIFYPGPTWADEWGLRIRTMTGRKVPLISTLEGLVGTPERERQLRKWAGHPVYCQAVSEFQLRRLDYIYQLSDHIIAISPFLARMGSKLYGDKFSVQMLGVDGTVFRHASRSKRDRPLVINVANLRSHKRPEAFLELASRCPAADFVWYGDGDKRAALLQQAEARRLANLRFPGTRTPVELADEFRSATLLAMPSRAEGVPKVTQEAAACGLPIVIFGYYESPTVIDGQNGFVVWTDEEFFQRIETLLSDPKLAANMGARSAEMARAWNWDTLAPEWERQILQQISH, via the coding sequence GTGAACAAGATCAAGCGTGTGCTGGTGCCGCGGTTTACGGACGCCGTCAACGTCAATGCGCAGAATCTGAATGCGAAGTCACTATTGACGCGCTTCCGAGATGAGGCTGCACGTTGGTCGGCGGTGCATTATTACTCTCCACAAGAGGAGGTCGTGCGGGCTCCCCAGGTTGAGCTGACGCCATTGCTGCCGAAACAGTTGTGGAAGCCACATCTTGCGTCGTGGTACCAGCGCGGGGCAGACGCGATCTTCTATCCGGGACCAACCTGGGCCGATGAATGGGGACTGCGAATTCGCACGATGACAGGTCGGAAAGTACCGCTCATCTCAACGCTCGAAGGGCTTGTCGGGACACCCGAACGCGAACGCCAATTGCGCAAGTGGGCGGGGCATCCGGTTTATTGCCAGGCGGTCAGCGAATTTCAACTGCGTCGACTGGATTACATTTATCAGCTCTCGGACCACATCATCGCGATCAGTCCATTCCTTGCTCGCATGGGAAGCAAGCTCTACGGAGACAAGTTCTCAGTCCAGATGCTCGGAGTCGATGGAACAGTCTTCCGTCACGCGTCGCGAAGCAAGAGGGATCGCCCGCTCGTTATCAACGTGGCAAACTTGCGGTCGCACAAACGACCCGAGGCTTTTCTTGAACTTGCCTCTCGTTGTCCAGCAGCTGACTTCGTTTGGTATGGCGACGGCGATAAGCGTGCCGCTCTATTACAGCAGGCCGAGGCACGCCGACTCGCAAACCTCCGGTTTCCCGGAACGAGAACTCCTGTTGAACTAGCGGACGAATTTCGCTCGGCGACACTCTTAGCGATGCCTTCGCGGGCTGAAGGAGTTCCAAAGGTGACGCAGGAGGCGGCGGCGTGCGGACTTCCAATTGTGATCTTTGGCTATTATGAAAGCCCAACGGTCATTGATGGTCAGAACGGATTTGTTGTCTGGACCGATGAAGAGTTCTTTCAGCGTATAGAAACACTTCTTTCGGATCCCAAACTAGCCGCGAACATGGGAGCGCGCAGTGCGGAGATGGCACGCGCCTGGAACTGGGATACGCTGGCCCCCGAATGGGAAAGACAGATCCTACAGCAAATTTCCCACTGA
- a CDS encoding N-acetylneuraminate synthase family protein: MISILGRKIGPTERPFVIAEIGINHEGSVTKAEQTVDAAARAGCECVKFQAHVIEDEMIPNEVIPGNAKESIWEIMRRCALTEDEDARLKKRAEDAGMIYLSTPFSRAAADRLERLGVAAYKIGSGECNNYPLIKHIAAFGKPVILSTGMNDLGSIDPAVALLRQYSIPFALLHCTSMYPTPYKKMRLGALHDLKERFPDAVLGLSDHSLGNYTCYAAVALGASIVEKHFTADKKWPGPDVPISIDEEELRELVEGTAAVHAALGGKKTILPEEQPTIDFAYACVVTLRDIAAGEVLSPDNIWVKRPGTGEIKARDYQSLLGVRVKSSVKKNSQLKWSDLECGASAKAER; this comes from the coding sequence ATGATCAGCATACTTGGGCGAAAAATTGGGCCTACAGAACGCCCCTTTGTCATCGCGGAAATCGGTATCAATCACGAAGGCAGCGTCACAAAGGCCGAACAGACGGTTGACGCTGCTGCGCGGGCCGGATGCGAGTGTGTGAAGTTCCAGGCGCACGTGATCGAAGACGAAATGATCCCGAACGAAGTGATTCCGGGCAATGCAAAGGAGAGCATTTGGGAGATCATGAGGCGTTGCGCCCTCACGGAAGACGAGGACGCGAGATTGAAGAAGCGCGCCGAAGATGCGGGCATGATCTACCTCTCAACCCCGTTCTCCCGGGCCGCCGCCGACAGGCTGGAAAGATTGGGAGTCGCGGCTTACAAGATCGGCTCTGGCGAATGCAACAATTATCCCTTGATTAAGCACATCGCCGCGTTTGGGAAGCCGGTCATCCTCAGTACGGGCATGAATGACCTTGGCTCAATTGACCCGGCGGTGGCGCTCCTCCGGCAATACTCCATACCGTTTGCGCTCTTGCACTGTACCTCGATGTATCCGACGCCTTATAAGAAGATGCGGCTGGGAGCTTTGCACGATCTGAAGGAGAGATTTCCGGACGCGGTGCTGGGACTAAGCGATCACTCATTAGGTAATTACACTTGCTACGCAGCGGTTGCACTAGGGGCTTCCATCGTTGAGAAACATTTCACTGCCGACAAGAAGTGGCCTGGGCCCGACGTGCCGATTTCGATCGACGAAGAAGAACTTCGAGAATTAGTAGAAGGAACGGCGGCAGTTCATGCTGCACTCGGTGGCAAGAAGACGATCCTGCCAGAAGAGCAGCCGACCATCGATTTCGCCTATGCATGCGTTGTCACTCTAAGGGATATTGCTGCAGGAGAGGTCCTCTCGCCGGACAACATCTGGGTGAAGCGTCCCGGAACCGGGGAGATCAAGGCGAGAGACTATCAGTCGTTACTGGGAGTGCGAGTGAAGTCTTCGGTAAAAAAGAACAGCCAATTAAAGTGGAGCGATCTGGAATGCGGAGCTTCGGCAAAAGCCGAAAGATAA
- a CDS encoding RNA polymerase sigma factor yields MRDKGSRMAAIGNTTLEHESQLRLEQMFWAHHQRILRAVYRITGNMADAEDVAQSVFARLLKSGECNVEAAGSYLYRAAINGALDLIRSRQRCREVSLESAIHVASSEPESSPERQLSRGELRDQLRKALASLSPRSAEIFVLRFIEDLTNQEIAALVGTSRAVVAVTLHQARSRLSKEMRGTR; encoded by the coding sequence ATGAGAGACAAAGGGAGCCGCATGGCCGCCATCGGCAATACGACCTTGGAGCATGAATCACAACTTCGGCTGGAGCAGATGTTCTGGGCTCATCACCAGCGTATTCTTCGCGCCGTGTACCGGATCACAGGCAACATGGCGGACGCCGAAGATGTGGCACAGTCGGTATTTGCGCGGTTGCTGAAATCCGGCGAGTGCAATGTTGAGGCAGCGGGGAGTTATCTCTACCGGGCTGCAATCAACGGCGCGCTCGATCTCATTCGCAGCCGCCAAAGGTGCCGCGAGGTCAGCCTGGAATCCGCTATTCACGTCGCAAGTTCCGAGCCGGAAAGCTCTCCGGAGCGGCAACTCTCGCGCGGTGAATTGCGCGATCAACTTCGCAAGGCCCTGGCTTCCCTTAGTCCTCGTTCTGCTGAAATCTTCGTGCTTCGATTCATTGAAGACCTGACCAACCAGGAAATTGCTGCCCTGGTTGGCACCTCAAGAGCGGTGGTGGCTGTTACGCTCCATCAGGCACGAAGCCGGCTCAGCAAAGAAATGCGAGGCACACGATGA
- a CDS encoding acylneuraminate cytidylyltransferase family protein, producing MVSRRVLGLVPARGGSKGIPRKNARKLGSLYLLEYTARAAREAGCLTSLVLSTDDSEIAEIGGKCGLEVPFMRPVELARDETPMLDVVRHAVITLAAERREFEAICLLQPTSPLRSAETIRRCVAALWDSGADSVVSVRPVPTEFNPHWVYFPNEQNFLKISTGEREPITSRQLLPTAFHRDGNVFVVSTQVLLTTNSLYGEKMAGIVSPQDESCDLDTTEQWERVETLLASRNPAQA from the coding sequence ATGGTATCCAGACGAGTACTGGGGCTGGTCCCCGCACGCGGTGGTTCCAAGGGAATTCCGCGGAAGAATGCTCGCAAACTCGGTTCCCTGTACTTGCTCGAGTACACCGCCAGAGCGGCTCGCGAGGCTGGGTGCCTCACGAGTCTCGTGCTCAGTACCGATGATTCGGAGATTGCTGAAATTGGCGGAAAGTGCGGCCTGGAAGTCCCCTTCATGCGCCCCGTTGAACTCGCTCGCGACGAAACGCCGATGCTCGACGTCGTTCGGCATGCGGTTATTACGCTCGCAGCTGAGCGGCGTGAGTTCGAAGCCATATGCCTGCTGCAGCCGACCAGCCCACTGAGGAGTGCGGAAACAATTCGTCGTTGCGTCGCGGCCCTCTGGGACTCCGGCGCGGACAGTGTCGTCTCCGTGCGCCCGGTACCCACAGAGTTCAACCCGCACTGGGTCTATTTCCCGAATGAACAGAATTTCCTGAAGATCAGTACCGGAGAAAGAGAGCCGATCACCTCTCGTCAACTTCTTCCAACAGCGTTCCATCGCGATGGCAATGTGTTTGTCGTAAGCACGCAGGTATTGCTTACGACGAATTCGTTGTATGGGGAGAAGATGGCCGGAATCGTATCTCCGCAAGACGAATCCTGCGATCTGGATACGACGGAGCAGTGGGAAAGAGTAGAAACACTGCTCGCAAGTCGCAACCCTGCGCAAGCGTGA
- a CDS encoding ABC transporter ATP-binding protein — protein sequence MNDQIVFNDVSKFYGEVLGVNRISLSLPPGITSLVGPNGSGKTTLMNLMTGLIRPTRGSIGVMGMNPLDAFDFFRAVGYCTQFDSFPRGITGYNFIFDALTLHGMTRDQAAKLTLEALDRVNLTEAAHRKIAGYSKGMRQKIRLAQSIAHHPSVLVLDEPLNGLDPMARAESLALFRELGSKGMHVVISSHILEEVDRISDRVVLMTGGYVVAVGNIHEVRQEVREKPMQVLVRCDNPARLASHIFEMNHCVEAKLHPDGGGVLVRTSDVDDFYLVINKIVSEGAVRIDAISPSDDDANAIYEYLIGSNGGTA from the coding sequence ATGAACGACCAGATCGTATTCAACGACGTCTCCAAATTTTACGGCGAAGTGCTGGGCGTGAACCGCATCTCGCTATCGTTGCCGCCGGGAATCACGAGCCTGGTCGGGCCGAACGGCTCCGGGAAGACCACCCTGATGAACCTTATGACCGGTCTGATCCGTCCAACCCGCGGTTCGATCGGTGTTATGGGAATGAATCCGCTCGATGCCTTTGACTTTTTCCGCGCGGTCGGTTACTGCACACAGTTCGATTCCTTCCCGCGTGGAATTACCGGCTATAACTTCATTTTTGACGCCTTGACACTGCACGGCATGACCCGCGATCAGGCCGCGAAACTCACCTTAGAAGCCTTGGACCGCGTGAACCTTACCGAAGCGGCGCATCGAAAGATCGCCGGGTACAGCAAGGGTATGCGGCAAAAGATCAGGCTGGCACAATCGATCGCGCATCATCCTTCGGTGCTCGTGCTGGACGAGCCGTTGAACGGACTCGACCCGATGGCGCGAGCAGAATCGCTGGCGCTGTTCCGCGAACTGGGTTCCAAGGGAATGCACGTTGTGATCTCAAGCCATATTCTCGAAGAGGTGGATCGTATCTCCGACCGGGTGGTGCTGATGACCGGCGGCTACGTCGTCGCGGTTGGAAATATCCACGAGGTCCGGCAAGAGGTGCGCGAAAAGCCGATGCAGGTACTGGTGCGTTGCGATAACCCGGCGCGGCTGGCTTCGCACATCTTCGAGATGAACCATTGCGTCGAGGCGAAACTGCATCCGGATGGCGGTGGCGTACTCGTTCGGACTTCGGATGTGGACGACTTCTACCTGGTCATCAACAAGATCGTGAGCGAAGGCGCGGTTCGCATCGACGCCATTTCTCCCAGCGATGACGACGCGAACGCGATCTACGAATACCTGATTGGCTCGAACGGAGGAACGGCGTGA
- a CDS encoding ABC transporter ATP-binding protein, whose product MAVIELRNLEVRLGGRVILKRLNGDLAGKSIGLLGPNGSGKSTLINALLGFHAPSFGTAHVFGLNVKTQSREIRAGIGYMPENDSFIGNYSGIHFVRYMAELAGVPASHALERAHEAMFYVGLGEVRYRKISTYSLGMKQLVKLAQAIVHGPKLVILDEPTNGLDPVARQRMIHLIQDVRDAGEVKLLISSHLLRDIDETCDEVLILKDGAVASICNLEEERRANRRFIELETVHASESFGAAIRQLGCECAFFPGGRWKLVMPETVEIRDLYTIAAQQGVQIRRMNYRRDSLEDIFLNAMESRLGVAHVGV is encoded by the coding sequence ATGGCAGTTATTGAGCTGCGAAATCTCGAAGTTCGGCTTGGCGGCAGGGTCATTCTGAAACGCCTGAACGGCGATCTTGCCGGAAAATCAATAGGGCTCCTGGGGCCAAATGGTTCCGGCAAGTCGACTCTCATCAATGCGTTGTTGGGCTTCCATGCGCCGTCCTTTGGGACGGCGCACGTCTTTGGCCTCAATGTCAAAACCCAGAGCCGCGAGATTCGCGCCGGCATAGGGTATATGCCGGAGAACGACTCTTTCATCGGGAATTACAGCGGCATCCACTTCGTTCGCTACATGGCCGAGCTTGCCGGAGTGCCGGCGTCACATGCGCTCGAACGGGCGCATGAGGCGATGTTCTATGTGGGACTTGGCGAAGTTCGCTATCGCAAGATCAGCACGTATTCGCTGGGCATGAAGCAACTGGTGAAGTTGGCGCAGGCGATCGTTCATGGTCCCAAGCTGGTCATTCTAGACGAGCCGACAAATGGGCTCGATCCGGTCGCTCGCCAAAGAATGATTCACCTGATACAAGATGTTCGCGATGCCGGCGAGGTGAAACTGCTGATTTCCTCGCATCTGCTTCGCGACATCGATGAGACGTGCGACGAGGTCCTGATTCTGAAGGATGGCGCCGTGGCCTCCATCTGCAATCTTGAGGAGGAGCGTCGGGCGAATCGGCGATTCATCGAACTCGAAACCGTCCACGCCAGCGAATCTTTCGGTGCGGCGATCCGCCAGCTCGGTTGCGAATGCGCGTTCTTTCCCGGTGGACGCTGGAAGCTGGTTATGCCGGAGACCGTCGAAATCCGCGATCTCTATACCATTGCGGCGCAGCAGGGTGTGCAGATACGTCGCATGAATTACCGGCGCGACTCACTCGAAGATATCTTCCTGAACGCGATGGAAAGCAGGCTGGGGGTGGCGCATGTCGGTGTTTAA
- a CDS encoding ABC transporter permease subunit — protein MSTSSISQRFYGLPWRLWFRQVRSVVALESRRNLFTWRSFWVYFLAFGPTAIIMLHALVDKHSRMDEDTQVLAAIFQFYYLRLAMFFGCLGIFTRLIRGEMVERSLHYYLLSPVRREVMLIGKFVAGAIRSILLFGSAVLLSFFFIYLPHGAAGEAFISEGPGKTYIYAYLGITVLACLAYGAIFLLFSMLMKNPTPAALLLMGWEFISSILPAFLQKFSVTYYLRPMLPVTIPGEGLFALLTVNVEPVPAWISTAGVLSLTAAVLALCCWRVRTLEISYTAE, from the coding sequence GTGAGCACAAGTTCGATATCGCAGCGGTTTTACGGTTTGCCGTGGCGCCTCTGGTTCCGGCAGGTGCGCAGCGTTGTCGCTCTGGAGAGCCGTCGCAACCTGTTCACGTGGCGCTCGTTCTGGGTCTATTTCCTGGCCTTCGGGCCGACGGCGATCATTATGCTGCACGCGCTCGTGGACAAGCATTCCAGGATGGACGAGGACACACAGGTCCTGGCCGCTATCTTCCAGTTCTACTATCTGCGCCTCGCAATGTTTTTCGGATGCCTCGGAATCTTCACCCGGCTCATCCGCGGAGAGATGGTCGAGCGAAGCCTGCACTATTACTTGCTGTCGCCGGTACGCCGGGAAGTAATGTTGATCGGCAAATTCGTTGCCGGCGCGATCCGATCCATTCTTTTATTCGGCAGCGCAGTGCTGCTGTCGTTCTTCTTCATCTATCTGCCACACGGTGCGGCGGGAGAAGCATTTATCTCTGAAGGACCGGGAAAGACGTATATTTACGCGTATCTCGGAATCACCGTCCTTGCCTGCCTCGCCTATGGAGCGATCTTCCTGCTGTTCAGCATGCTGATGAAGAATCCCACGCCCGCGGCGTTGCTGCTGATGGGCTGGGAATTCATCAGTTCAATCCTGCCTGCATTTCTCCAGAAATTCAGCGTTACCTACTATCTCCGGCCCATGTTGCCGGTGACGATTCCCGGGGAGGGCCTGTTCGCATTGCTCACAGTAAATGTCGAGCCGGTCCCGGCATGGATCTCCACCGCTGGCGTTCTGTCGCTGACCGCAGCCGTGCTGGCGCTCTGCTGCTGGCGGGTGAGGACGTTGGAGATCAGCTACACCGCGGAGTAG
- the neuC gene encoding UDP-N-acetylglucosamine 2-epimerase yields MRSFGKSRKITFLTATRADFGKLKPLIAKVAGTSRYDYDIFATGMHMLSRYGSTLGEIYKSGFKNVYPYTNQDGSVTSQMDLVLANTVHGLGLHIREQRPDLLVVHGDRVEALAGAIVGVLNNIHVAHIEGGELSGTVDEVLRHAVTKLSHVHFVANQQAAARLQQLGERPSSIFVIGSPDIDVMFSENLPKLEDVKERYAIGFDEYAIFIYHPVTTEHDSLRTNIRETIAALLESGKNFVVIQPNNDYGADIIQEEISPLASNPRFRLLPSMRFEYFLCLLKHSRFMAGNSSAGIREAPGYGVPTLNIGSRQSNRWHHVSIVNVPENRTAILDGLKRLPTKVSPVAHFGDGRSADRFLAILDEPLIWETPTQKLFQDMPAAAFSTSAERA; encoded by the coding sequence ATGCGGAGCTTCGGCAAAAGCCGAAAGATAACTTTCCTCACGGCGACCCGCGCCGATTTCGGCAAGCTAAAACCGCTGATTGCGAAGGTGGCCGGCACTTCTCGCTACGATTACGATATCTTCGCCACCGGCATGCACATGTTGTCGCGGTACGGATCTACTCTGGGGGAGATATATAAGAGCGGTTTTAAGAACGTTTACCCCTACACGAACCAGGATGGCTCGGTAACCTCGCAGATGGACCTTGTGTTAGCCAATACAGTTCACGGACTAGGGCTACACATACGGGAGCAGAGACCTGATCTGCTGGTGGTGCATGGTGATCGGGTCGAAGCCCTCGCAGGTGCGATCGTAGGTGTGCTGAACAATATCCACGTCGCCCATATAGAAGGTGGCGAACTTTCGGGAACGGTTGATGAGGTGCTCCGGCACGCCGTAACAAAGCTGTCACACGTTCATTTCGTTGCAAATCAACAGGCGGCGGCTCGTCTTCAGCAGTTAGGTGAGCGACCCTCCTCGATCTTCGTTATCGGATCGCCGGACATCGACGTAATGTTTTCCGAAAACCTGCCCAAGCTCGAAGACGTCAAGGAAAGATATGCGATTGGGTTCGACGAGTACGCCATTTTCATTTATCACCCCGTGACAACGGAGCATGACAGCTTACGAACCAATATCCGAGAAACGATTGCAGCGTTGCTCGAGAGCGGAAAGAACTTTGTCGTAATTCAGCCAAACAATGATTACGGGGCTGACATCATCCAGGAAGAGATCTCACCACTCGCAAGTAATCCGCGGTTCCGGTTGTTGCCATCAATGCGGTTTGAGTACTTTCTGTGCCTCTTGAAGCACTCGCGGTTCATGGCGGGGAATTCCAGCGCAGGAATAAGGGAAGCACCGGGGTATGGTGTTCCGACATTGAACATCGGCAGCAGGCAGTCGAATCGGTGGCATCATGTTTCCATCGTGAATGTTCCGGAGAACCGCACCGCCATTCTCGACGGATTGAAGCGGCTTCCCACGAAAGTCTCCCCTGTGGCCCACTTCGGCGACGGACGTTCGGCAGATCGCTTCCTCGCAATTCTTGACGAGCCATTGATCTGGGAAACTCCCACTCAGAAGTTGTTCCAGGATATGCCCGCTGCGGCGTTCTCCACGTCCGCTGAGAGAGCATAG
- a CDS encoding FecR domain-containing protein, which yields MTHRDTDLDEAVKAMRADEPSPEELRGATGRLFQKLTNEDVTDEPEIIKGCEDVRRLLPALKAGQLPTARALVVEAHLRECMECRSSIDARASAANWVPTTAAVPAHRWNRLWVAAAAAVVVIAALFIHNAYFAVPAGARATVQSVDGSAYLVTENGVRPIIAGAQLYQGSLLRTAAGGHAFVRLADDSIVEVRERSEFSVTARGKDASINLDRGSVLVQAAKRSSGHLYVKTPDCRVAVTGTVFSVDSGLKGSRVSVIEGTVDVTHDGSQNILHAGDQVSTGDNMSPIPVAEDISWSKDREKHLELLAQFSKLQRRLAEVPLPAPRFNSSLAARMPADAIFFVSLPNAGQALEDAHRIMKEQIQQSPELRQWWTHGDANSEAKMDLLISKLRGLSNYLGDEIDIVGLGGKDTSVAAVATLHRSDLSQFLSTQFASDDMKVQVISEQQINSVAEKAHSLIAVVRPNEVIFGADRATLERVNAQLNSGNDGLGSTEFGQTIQKAYDRGAGFLLAADLHKIMLQDEQHKGRHRRDRDFERTGFAGMRYLILEHRELNGVPDNRMVLDFAGERKGIASWLANPGPMGSLDFVSPNAAIAVSFLIKEPALMWNDILAMASDNPAKRDSEMAEAQAKLNLRIKEDLVAHFGGDGAFALDGPVLPTPSWKLIVEVHDPTGLMTSIDKVVKAINQEATQKGKPGIELTSENVGGQLYYTVQSRKTGAKPMYFTFASGYMIFGPDRAVLMNALRTQASGESLARSVQFKGLLPKDQNANYSAVAYQNLSPILQPLLSRLTGEQAKALQELAADSKPSVICVRGEQNQIEASTNSRLLGFDWLTMASLLERGTKHGSKP from the coding sequence ATGACGCACAGAGATACGGATTTGGATGAAGCGGTCAAGGCGATGAGGGCTGACGAACCCTCTCCGGAAGAGCTTCGCGGCGCTACTGGGCGGCTGTTCCAAAAGCTCACCAACGAAGACGTTACGGATGAACCGGAAATAATCAAAGGTTGCGAAGATGTGCGTCGGCTGCTTCCGGCGTTGAAGGCGGGCCAATTGCCTACTGCCCGCGCGCTCGTCGTCGAAGCCCATCTGCGCGAATGCATGGAATGCAGGTCGAGCATCGACGCTCGCGCGTCCGCTGCCAATTGGGTCCCCACAACCGCAGCGGTGCCGGCTCATCGGTGGAATCGGTTGTGGGTTGCAGCCGCGGCTGCCGTTGTGGTGATTGCCGCTCTCTTTATTCATAACGCCTACTTCGCAGTTCCCGCGGGAGCGCGAGCGACGGTTCAGTCTGTGGATGGCTCCGCGTATCTCGTGACTGAAAACGGCGTCCGGCCGATAATCGCCGGAGCACAACTCTACCAGGGAAGTCTGCTGCGAACCGCCGCGGGCGGGCACGCATTTGTTCGACTGGCGGACGACTCCATCGTCGAAGTGCGCGAGCGCAGTGAATTCTCCGTTACGGCTCGCGGAAAAGACGCCAGCATCAATCTCGACCGCGGTTCAGTGCTGGTGCAGGCCGCCAAGCGCAGTTCAGGTCATCTCTACGTAAAAACTCCAGATTGCCGGGTTGCGGTTACGGGGACTGTATTCTCGGTCGATTCCGGCCTGAAGGGCTCGCGTGTGTCGGTGATCGAGGGCACGGTTGATGTAACGCACGACGGGTCACAAAACATTCTCCATGCGGGCGACCAGGTCTCTACCGGAGACAACATGTCTCCAATACCCGTGGCAGAGGATATCTCCTGGAGCAAAGACCGCGAGAAACACCTTGAATTACTGGCACAGTTCTCGAAGTTGCAGCGACGGCTGGCCGAAGTACCCCTGCCCGCTCCGCGTTTCAACAGCTCGCTTGCGGCGCGCATGCCTGCGGATGCGATCTTCTTCGTCAGTCTGCCGAATGCCGGGCAGGCGCTCGAGGATGCACATCGGATCATGAAGGAGCAGATCCAGCAGAGTCCGGAATTGCGACAGTGGTGGACTCATGGAGACGCGAATTCGGAAGCCAAAATGGATCTGCTGATCTCGAAGCTCCGAGGGTTGAGCAATTATCTGGGCGATGAAATCGACATCGTTGGGCTGGGCGGAAAGGACACCAGCGTGGCCGCCGTCGCGACCCTGCACCGGAGCGATCTCTCGCAGTTCCTCTCCACCCAGTTTGCCTCCGACGACATGAAGGTGCAGGTCATTTCGGAGCAACAGATAAACTCCGTGGCGGAGAAGGCCCATTCATTGATTGCTGTCGTCAGGCCGAATGAAGTCATCTTTGGGGCGGATCGAGCCACGCTGGAACGGGTCAACGCCCAGCTCAATTCCGGAAACGATGGCCTTGGAAGCACTGAATTTGGGCAGACGATCCAGAAGGCGTACGACCGGGGAGCCGGCTTTTTGCTCGCGGCGGACCTGCACAAGATCATGTTGCAGGATGAACAGCACAAAGGCAGGCATCGCAGGGATCGCGATTTCGAGCGCACCGGGTTCGCCGGCATGCGATATCTCATCCTCGAACATCGTGAGCTGAACGGAGTTCCCGATAACCGCATGGTGTTGGATTTCGCCGGCGAGCGCAAGGGGATCGCGTCCTGGCTGGCCAATCCGGGGCCGATGGGCTCTCTCGATTTCGTATCCCCGAATGCCGCTATTGCTGTGTCATTCCTCATCAAAGAGCCCGCGCTCATGTGGAACGACATTCTCGCCATGGCGTCCGACAATCCTGCGAAAAGGGATTCGGAAATGGCCGAAGCTCAGGCCAAACTGAACTTGCGGATCAAGGAAGACCTGGTGGCTCACTTTGGCGGGGATGGCGCTTTCGCCCTCGACGGTCCGGTACTGCCCACGCCGTCGTGGAAATTGATTGTCGAAGTGCATGATCCGACCGGTCTGATGACTTCGATCGACAAAGTCGTGAAGGCGATTAACCAGGAGGCCACGCAGAAGGGCAAACCGGGTATCGAGCTAACGTCCGAGAATGTTGGTGGTCAACTCTATTACACGGTTCAGAGCCGGAAGACTGGAGCGAAGCCGATGTATTTCACGTTTGCCTCCGGTTACATGATCTTCGGTCCGGATCGGGCTGTTCTGATGAACGCACTACGTACACAGGCTTCTGGCGAATCTCTGGCCCGCTCGGTTCAGTTCAAAGGACTTTTGCCGAAAGACCAGAACGCAAATTACTCGGCTGTTGCTTATCAGAACCTCAGCCCTATCCTGCAGCCGCTGCTTTCGCGGCTCACGGGAGAACAAGCAAAGGCTCTGCAGGAACTGGCGGCGGATTCAAAGCCGAGCGTGATTTGCGTCCGCGGTGAGCAGAACCAGATCGAAGCCTCTACGAACAGCCGGCTGCTTGGGTTTGACTGGCTTACAATGGCAAGCCTGTTGGAACGTGGAACTAAGCATGGGTCCAAGCCGTAA